In the genome of Pseudomonas sp. Teo4, the window AGGGTGTTCTGCACGCTGGTGCTGTCACTGAGCTGGTAGTCGAGTATCGAGCGCAGCCAGCGCACCCGCTGCTCGTAGCGGCCGTCGGCGACGTTGTAGTTCTCGAAGCGCCGGCTCTTGTCGATTTTCATGGTGCTGCGGCCGGGCAGAATCGGTGAACCCCAGTACGGGCTGTCCTCGGTGTCTTCCTGATACTCCAGCGCCAGGGTGTGGGTCAGGTTGGGGGCCAGGTCGCTGAGCAGCGAGAAGGCCAGGCTGTCGGTTTGCCGCTCGTTGCGGTCGATGTAGCCGTTGCCATGGTCGCGGCTGAAGTCCAGGCGCACGAAGTGGCGGGCGTCGGCAGGGTTGCTGGCCAGGGCCTGGTTGATGCCGAAGGCCACCTGCGAATCGTCATAGCTGCCATAGCGCAAACGCCCGTCGAAGGTCTGCTGGTCGCGGCTGGCGAGCTTGGTGATGTAGTTGATCGAGCCACCCACCGAGCCTGCGCCATGCAGGAACGACGACGGCCCGCCAATCAGCTCGACCCGGTCCAGCACCCAGGCGTCCACCGGGCGGGTGGCACTGCTGTAGCCCAGGTTGATGCCGTTGTAGAGCTGGGTGACCTGGTTCTGGGTGAAGCCGCGGTACGTGACGAAACCGCCGAAGCCTGGGTTGGCCGAAGCGTTCACGCCGGTCATGGCGTTGATCACATCCTGGCTGTCCTTGGCGTCGCGGGCCTCGATGACACGGCGGTCCGAGACGCTGACTGACGCAGGTGTTTCGCGTGCCGTAAGGCCCAACCGCGAGCCGGTGCGGATTGGCTCGTCCAGCTGCACGCCGGACGGCGCCTCGCGCTGGCCGTCGATGGTGGTGGCAGAGAGTTCGACGGCGGCGTCATCCGCCCAGGCGAAGGTGCAGGTGCCCATCAGGAGCACCAGGGAGGTGTTGCGGATCATGTTGTCATGGCTTCCACGCAAAGGTCATGGCTGACCACGCGCGCACGAGCGCGCCCGGTTAAGGTCAGGCGAACGAAATGGCTGTTGCGGGGGAAGCGAGGGGGAGGCGCGGGGGTTGAGGGCGGGGCGTTGATAGCGTGGCGGCGGTTGCGCCCAGCTGCGTACGACGATGGGGGAGGAAGCGCCAGCTTGTGTAGGGATGAACGACCAGCCGACGCTGCTCAGCGGTACTGCCATGGCGAACGAGGAGCACACCGGGCAGTCGAGTTGGGCCATGTGCTGGTCGCCACCGGCGTTGTCCAGGTCGATGGCCTTGCCGTGCTCGCTGTTTATCGAACAGAAACCACCCTCGAGGCCGGACAGGCGCAAACCACTCATCTGGCCGTGGTGCAGGCCGCACAGCAATAGGCTGAACAGGACGCTGGCATAGAGCGTCCAGGCAGTCAGCATGCGGGCCTGGCGGGTGATTTTCATGGCGGCGAATCTACCATCCGGATGAATGGTCGGGTAGTGCTTTGGTGTGGCGGATTGCCGCATGTGGGCTGCTGTGCAGCCCTTTCGCGCTGGGGAACTGTCGCCGGCAAGCCGGCTCCTACAGGTACTGCGGTGATCTCAAGGTCGGCGTGGTCCGTGTGGGAGATACCGGCAACACAAGACAGTTGCTGCCACAACCTCAGCTCACGCCGCACGCTCCAGCACATCGAGCAAGTCGACGAACTCCAGCGACAACCTGTGCTTCGGTGCCAGGTGCACCAGCGGCACCGACGCCTGGTGCGACTCGCGCATCTTGATCGAACTGCTCAGGTACACCGGCAGCACCGGCATGCCTTCGCCACGCAACTGCTCGACCAATGTCTGGTGCAGCGCCGTACGACCGGCGAACTGATTGACCACCACACCCTCCACCTGCAGCGCCGGGTTGTGGTCCTGGCGCAGTTCCTCCACTTCGGCCATGACGCTGTGCAGCGCCTGACGCGAGAAACTGTCGCAGTCGAACGGAATCAGCAAACGTTCGGCGGCCACCAGGGCGCTGAAGGTATAGAAGTTCAGCGCGGGCGGTGTGTCGATGTAGATGCGTTCGTAGTCCTCGGCCAACTCCACCAGCAGCTTGCGCAGCTTGTTGATCTTGAACTTGCTCTCCAGCTTGCTCTGCAGGTCGCTGAGGTCGGGGCTGGCCGTGACCAGGTGCAGGTTGGCATAGCGGGTTTCGGTGATCGCCACGCGGTGCTTCTTGCCGGCGGCAAGGGTCGGCGACAGGGTCTGGCGGAAGAAGTCGGCAATCCCGGAAGGAATCTCGTCGTTGACCAGGCCGGTCAGGTAGTAGGTGGCGTTGGCCTGGGGGTCGAGGTCGACGAGCAATGTCCGGTAGCCCTCGGCGGCGCTGGCCGCGGCGAGGTTGCAGGCGATGCTCGATTTGCCGACACCACCTTTCTGATTGAATACGACACGACGCATGGGAACGCTCATCCATGAATAAAGGCCACTGGGCCGGGGACCTGCACATGTCAGGTTGGGGTCAATCCTATGACCGAAACACGACAGTTTTATGACAAGGCTTGTTACATTCATTTTCCAAGCGGGTCAGCCCTCGGAACCCGCGATGCAGAGCTGATTGCGCCCGTTTTGTTTGGCCCGGTACAGCGCACGGTCAGCCTCGCTCAGCGTCTCGCTGGGGTCATTGCCCTCAATGGCCTGCCAATGCGCGACGCCCAGTGAAATGGTCACCGCGCCGACTGGCTCCAGGGGAGTGTCCTGCACCGTGACCCGCAGGCGTTCTGCCACCGCCGCCGCTACCTCCAGGCTGGCGCCTGGCAGCAGCATCAGAAACTCTTCGCCGCCCGTTCGGCACAGCAGGTCGCCTTCCCGGCAACCGCGGCGCATCAGCTCGGCAAGCCGGCGCAGTACCTGGTCGCCGATGTCATGGCCATGGCCATCGTTGATCCGCTTGAAGTGGTCGATGTCCAGCACGATGGCCGAGAACCTGCGCCCTTCGGCCTGCAGCAGCGACAGGCTGAATTCCAGGCTGCGTCGGTTACCCAACCCGGTCAGCGGGTCGGTCTGCGCATCATGGTTGAGCCGACCGATGCGTTCTTGCAGCAGGTTCAAGCCAAACAGCAGCGCGCGTTTTAGCTCGGCCGCTTCGAAGTACCAGCCGCGCACCCGGTGCAGGCGTTCGGCGGTGCCAGCGCGGTCCATCGACCTGGCCCCGGCGGCCAACTGCCACAGGGGGCGGACGATGGTCAGCGCCAGCCACCACAGCAGCACGCAGCCGAGCAATGCCAGCGGGGCGGAAATGCCCACCACACTGAGTATCAGGTGGCTCAGTGGGGCAACCGTTTGCGCCAGCGGCTGCTGGGCCACCACGCCCCAGCCCGCGCTAGGCACCGTGGCGAACCCGGCCAGCATCTCGATGCCGAGGCTGTTGGTCACCTGACGGGTGCCTTTGGGCACGGTCGCCAGCTGGTTCACCAGGGCATTGCTGTCCACCACCGTGCCGACACGCTGTGCATCGGGGTGGTAGAGCAGCCGGCGATTGCGATCGACCACGTAGAGGTACGAGCCGTCCTTGTAGAAGTGTTCACCCAATAGGCTGTTGAGGATGTTGCGCTCGCGCAGGTACAGGCTGCCGCCGACATAACCCAGGTAGCGGCCGTTGCCATCGAAAATGGGCTGCGACAGTGCCACCACCAGGTTGTTGGCTGCCGAAACGAATGGCGTCGATACCAGCGCTCGTCGTTCGCGCAGCGCCTCCTTGGCGCCGGGCGAATCGACATGGGTGCCGATGTACTGGCGCAGCGACGCAGGCGAAATGGCGCGCAGAATGCCGTCGGCATCGACCAGGAATGTGGAGTTGAAGGCCATGCTCTGCTGCAGCAAACGATCGGTTTCCGCAGCCGTGGCGCCGGCATCGCCCAACTGGCGTCCCTGTACGCTTGCGCTGAACGACAGCTGTTGCAGGGCATTGCTGATGAATGTCTCGGTGATGGCTGCCAGCTTTGCCGCATACACCCGGTTGGCTTCCAGGGCGTGGTCGATCAGCAACTGGCGTTGCACCCGATAGCTGGCGAAATAGCTGGTGCACAGCATCACCAGGGCGGTGAGGGCACAAAGGATGAGGATGAGCGTGCGCAGGTCCAGGCGCAGTCCATGCTTGGCGTGTGGCAATCCTGACCTCACTGACGCGGAAAAGGGAATAACCTTACTCGTTATGTGTATGAACGGCTATAGCGGGCCGGTGTTTCAGGAGCCGGCCTTTTCCAGCGCGCTCAGTTCATCCTCCACTTGCTGCATGCGTTGCTTGGCCAATGCCTGAACCTTTTCATCGCGGGCGGACTCACGCATCAAGGCGGTCAGCTTGCTGCTCAGTCGCTGGCCTTCCTCGGTCTCTTCCAGTGCCCTGGCCTTGGCCGGATCGCGGGTGGCCTCGACGATGGTGCTGAACTCGGCGTCGCTGAAGTTCTTTTCGCTGTAGAGCTTGTACAGGTCCTGGCGTTGGTCCTCGACGGTCAGGTGCTTGCGCAGTACGTCCCTGATGGTGGTTTCGGCCAGTTGTGGGTGGGTGCGGGTGAGCAGCGATGCCATGCGGTCGATGTTGTGTTCGTAGGCCTCCTGCAGGGGCAGGTTGGCCAGTATCTGCTCGTTACGGCTGGGCTTCTGGTCGCAGGCGGCGAGGGCGGCGGTGAACAGCAGGGGCAGCAGGAGCTTGGGGAAGCGGGGCATGGACTGGCCTTGGGCGCGGGGTATGGGGGAATTATAACGATGTCGGTGTGTCGGCGACGATAGCTTCGGCCGGAAGATCTGGAGTGGTTGCGTCAGCGCTGGTCAACCAGAAACTGGCGTCTCTCGCTCTCGCTCTCGCTCTCGCTCTCGCTCTCGCTCTCGCTCTCGCTCTCGCTCTCGCTCTCGCTCTCGCTCTCGCTCTGCTTTTGCTTCTAGCGCGCGATAGTTCAGACGCAGCAAATTGCGACTTCAGGAGGCCGAGTGTAGGTCTTGCGGAGGGAGGTGACGGGCATGGATGCCCGTCAAGCGCTGCGGCCCAGGATGGGCCGTACAGCGCGGTCCTCCCGGGAGCAAGACCGGAGCGAGGGGACCCCGGAGCGCAGCGTAGGGGCCGGATGTAGGAGCCGACGGTTTTGGTTACTTTGGCCACGATGTATAGACCGGACACATGGTGGACACGTGTACGGGGACATGGTTGACACTTTCCGGCGAGCTCACTTTGCCGGATTGCCATCATGCCCTGGAATACGAGAGATGCCATGAGCCTGAAAGAAGAGTTTATTGCCCTGGCGCGGCAACCCGGCAGCAACAAACGCCAACTGTGCCGGCTATTCGGTATCAGCCCTCAAACCGCCTACAAATGGCTCGAGCGCTATGAGGCTCAAGGCCGGTCAGGCCTTCAGGAGAAGTCCCGACGCCCCTTCAATAGTCCGAAACTGACTGAAGCCGCCTTGGAGGCAGAAGTCATAGCGCTTCGGCAAGAACATCCGGCATGGGGAGGACGCACGATCAGTAACCTGCTGCACAACCGTGTCGCGCCCAGCACCGTTACCAATATCCTCCGCCGCCATGGCCTGATTCTGCCTGCTCAAACGACGCGTGAGGCCATGCTGAGGTTTGAGCATGATGCTCCTAATGATCTATGGCAGATGGACTTCAAAGGACATTTCCCGACGCAACAAGGCCGATGCCATCCTTTGACCGTGCTGGATGACCATTCTCGCTTCAGCCTGGCCATACAGGCCTGTGACAGCGAACGGGGTGCGACGGTCAAGGAGAAGATGGTGGAAGTCTTCCAGCACTATGGTTTGCCGGCGCGAATCAACGTCGATAACGGTGCACCGTGGGGCTCACCGCGCAATCCTGGAGAGGTCACAGAGCTAAGTATCTGGCTGATTCAACTGGGGATCCGAATAAGTTTCAGTCGTCCCTATCATCCTCAAACCAATGGCAAGCTCGAGCGCTTCCATCGTTCTCTCAAAGCTGAGGTGCTCGATGGGCGCCAGTTTTCCACGCTGATGGAGGCTCAAGCTGCGTTTGATCGATGGCGCGATATCTATAACCTCCAACGGCCTCATCAAGCCTTGGGATACCAGGTGCCTATAGACCGATACCGCACCAGTACTTGGGCCTATCCGCAGCAGTTGAAGGCGTTTGAGTACGGGCCTGACGATGTAGTGGCCAAGGTCTATCACAGCCGGTTCCGTTTCCAGAAACGTTACTTCAGTATTGCGAAAGGCCTGGCTGGGCATGAAATTGCTATACGTCCTAATGCTGAAGGCGGGGGCTTGTTCAATGTCTACTTCTGCCATCATTTCCTGCGGACAATCGACGTGACCAAGCCGGATTACGGTTCATAATCTGTCAACCATGTCTCCGCACACGTGTCCACCATGTGTCCGGTCCGTACACCACGACCAATCTATGGTCACCCCGTTTTTTGCAATACTGTTCATTGGATGAAATGGATGGCTTGCTTCAATCTATCCGGCGTCTATTGGGCTGGTATCCCGCGCCACGATGAGTGTTCGCGCCTGGCGGTCCTAACAAAGTAAGCGGCTTCCAAGAGCCAATTGGTCGTTCAGGATCATCGCTAGGCCGACCGGCCGTTTATTTCATCTGTTGTTCAGCTATCGCAAAACCTGATGGTGAAACACGGTGCAGCACAACGGGGTCAGACGTTCATAGCGTCTGGCTCCGTTCTATATTGCGTGTGTCGAGTAGCAATGGCCCAAGCGATGCGGGCCAGTTTGTTGGCCAACGCGCAGGCCACCACGTTGGAGTGGCGTCGCGCTGACAGGGAACGTACCCAGTCGGCCATTGGGCCTTTCTGATACTTCAGGCGAAGCATGTAGACCCGGGCGCAGAGCACCAGCAAATGCCGAAGGTTCTTGTCGCCACGTTTGCTGATCCCCAGCAGAGCCGGTCTACCGCCAGTGCTGTATTGCCTGGGAACCAAGCCTACGGCGGCTGCAAAATCACGGCTGCTGCCGTACTGCTGAGCGTCTCCCATTTCTACAGCCAGCAGGCTGGCGGTGATCGGCCCGACACACGGGATACTCAGCAAACGGCTACCTAGATCATCGTCAGCAAGCTGGCTCTCAAGCTCTTTGTCCAACAACTTGATCTGCTCACTCAGGTAGGCGAAGTGATCATGCAGGCGCTGTAGCAATGCGACGAGGCGTACAGGCAAGTCGTGCTCTTCAAGCACTGAAGCGAGCCGTTTTATCACCGCCAGCCCTGTCGGTAGGCTGATGCCGAACTCGAGCAGAAATCCATGCATCTGATTCACCGTCTTGGTCCGATCGCGGATCAATGACTCACGCATCCTGTGAGAAACAGAAAGTGTTTGCTGGTCAGGCGATTTGGGCGTCACAAAGCGCATGGAAGGCCGGGAAGCGGCTTCGCAGATGGCCTGCGCATCGACGAAGTCATTTTTGTTGGTCTTGACGAAAGGTTTAACGAACTGAGGTGAGATCAGTTTGGCCTCATGCCCCATCGCCTTGAGTTGACGGGCCAGATAGTGCGAGCCGGCACAGGCCTCCATCACTACCGTGCAAGGGGGATGATTGGCGAGAAGCCGCATCATCTGCTGCCTTGAGCATTTTTTGCGCGACACCTCTTTGCCGAACTTGTCTTGGGCATGCAGATGGAAGGTATGTTTGCCGATGTCGATGCCGATCAAGGTCACGGTACTCATGATGACGGTCTCCGAAGTAAAAACACCCTGCGAAAGCGTACGCCTCGCAGGGTGCCGGGGTGACCATCTCATTAAGTAACCCGCCGGAAGGGCGGAAAGGTGAATAAGCGCCTCCATGGCAAATGGATATTCACGCGGTATAAATGCCAACGCTCAATTGTGTTTTTGTGTTTTTTTGTTTTTTGTTTTTTGTTTTGAAGTTGGTTTTTAAATTTGCAAGCAAATCCATTTGCCAAGGCGACGCTTAATCACCTTTCCGCTCTTACAGCGGGTCCCTTTTTGTCGTGGCTGTACGGACCGGACAGTCGTGGCAAAAAGGAACCAAAAACCGTCGGCTCCTACATCCGGCCCCTGCGCTCCGCTCCGGGGTTCCCTCGCTACGGTCTTGCTCCCGGGAGGACCGCGCTGTACGGCCCATCCTGGGCCGCAGCGCTTGACGGGCATCCATGCCCGTCACCTCCCTCCGCAAAACCTCCACTCGGCCTCCTGACGTCGCAATTCGCTGTGTCTGAACTAACGCGCACCTAGAAGCAAAAGCAGAGCAAAGAACAAACAGCAAACAGCAAACAGCAAACAGCAAACAGCAAACAGCAAACAGCAAACAGCAAACAGCAAACAGCAAACAGCAAACAGCAAGTGTCGACGACGATAGCTGATGGGGCTGCATTACGGCCCATCGCAGACAAGCCTTGTGCCGCTGGCCACACTCAAGTACAACCCTGGTCGCCCCAGCCATTGCCACCTGCTGCCCATGCCAGATTGGACCCTCCACACCCCCAGCCACGACGCCATCGCCGAAGTCGTCACCTTCGTCGACGCCGCACGCCGCGAGCTGTTTCCCATGCTCGCCAACGCGCCCTTGCCAAACGACCTTGCCCGCTTCGCTGAAACCTACCTGGAGGGCGCGGGGCACTTTCTCGTGGCCCGCGACGGGGGCCGGCTAGTCGCCGCCATTGGCTACCTGCCGTACGACCATCGCTTTCCCCAGCTCGACTACCAAGGCGTTCGCGTGGTCGAGGTGGTACGCCTGTTCGTGCTTCCCGAGTATCGCCGGCATGGGCTGGCTCGAACCTTGTTCTCGGCTCTGCGCGAGCAGGCCATGAACGCAGGTGTTGAATGCCTGTACCTGCACACCCATCCCTTCCTGCCCGGCGCGATCGCATTCTGGGAGCGGCAAGGTTTCACGGTGGTCGATGTCGAGGATGACCCTGTGTGGCACACCACCCATATGCAGCAATGGCAAGGTGCCTAGGAAAGCGCCTACATAGGCTGCCTGGTTAGGGCCATCACGTTCATTTCAATCCTGCGCTGCATTCCTTACCTTCCCGTCCCGTATCAACAAGACGAGGGAGCAACGTCCATGGCACACATGGCCCTTTACAAACTCAATCTGCTGGATCAATTCGAAAACCGTAGGGACGCCTGGACCTTCGCAGATTTCGAGAAAAGCTTGGTGGACGCATGGCGTGGGGTGGTACGCCAGGATGCCAAAAGCATCATCAACGCCGCGCACCAGGAAAAAAAATGGCCGAAGACGGTAAAGCGCTACCTGCTGACGAATTACAAGGCATTTGGCAATGTCAGTTCGGAGTTCGACAAGACGTTTGCCGATGTCGTGGCATCGATGAGCCCGCAGGAGAGGGCTACCTGGGGTCTATAGGCCGTTAGCTGAAAGGTGGTGGGCGCCGTTTGGCCCCGCCATCGAGGCAGGATCAGAACCCACCCGCCAACGGCCACTCCACCGCCAACCGTATCTGGTCCCCATCCAATTCCGCCTGGGCCGTGTTGCCCCGATGCACGTTATGCCGCAGGGAAAACGCAGTGCCCTTGGCCTTGCCACTCTGCACCACATACCGCGCTTCCAGGTCTCGCTCCCAGTGCTTGCCACCTTTGCCGTAGCCCAGGTAGGCATACCCGCCATTGGGGTCCACATGCGACCCGTCGATATCGAACCCGCGCACGTACAGCGCCGTCAGGTTCAAGCCAGGCACCCCGTAAGCGCCCATGTTCAGGTCGTACCGCGCCTGCCATGACTTTTCGTTGGGGGCATTGAAGTCGGACATCTGCACCGCGTTGGCAATGAAAATCGCCCCACGGGTGACGTAGTCGAACGGCGTGTTGCCGTCTACCTGTTGCCAGCCCAGGCTGAAACTGTGCGGGCCCTGGCTGTAGCGCGAGACCAGGCTCCAGGTGGTGTTGTCGATGTGCCCGGACAGCGCCTTGCCGGTGTCGGTGGTGCGATACAGGTTGAGGTCCAGGCTCAGGCTGCGGCGGTCGTCCAGGGCCTGGGTGAGGGTGCTGCCCAGATAGTGCTGGTTCCAAGTGTCTTCATAACGTGAGGTGTACAAGCTACCGCTGAACGCGGTGCCAGGGTTCCACACCACGCCGGCGAGGTCGAAGCTGTTGCCCTGGCGAGCATTGGAGTAGTTGACCACGAAGCCCTGGTCGTGGCTCGACGCGTTGCGGTCGGTGCTCTCGTTGAAATGGCCAGCCACCAGCTTGAGCGTGGCGAATTCGTTGCTGGTGAGGAAGAAGCCAGTGGCTGTTTCAGGCAGCAAGCGGCTGTCGGAAGAGCTGAAC includes:
- a CDS encoding DUF2946 domain-containing protein, producing the protein MKITRQARMLTAWTLYASVLFSLLLCGLHHGQMSGLRLSGLEGGFCSINSEHGKAIDLDNAGGDQHMAQLDCPVCSSFAMAVPLSSVGWSFIPTQAGASSPIVVRSWAQPPPRYQRPALNPRASPSLPPQQPFRSPDLNRARSCARGQP
- a CDS encoding IS481 family transposase; the encoded protein is MPWNTRDAMSLKEEFIALARQPGSNKRQLCRLFGISPQTAYKWLERYEAQGRSGLQEKSRRPFNSPKLTEAALEAEVIALRQEHPAWGGRTISNLLHNRVAPSTVTNILRRHGLILPAQTTREAMLRFEHDAPNDLWQMDFKGHFPTQQGRCHPLTVLDDHSRFSLAIQACDSERGATVKEKMVEVFQHYGLPARINVDNGAPWGSPRNPGEVTELSIWLIQLGIRISFSRPYHPQTNGKLERFHRSLKAEVLDGRQFSTLMEAQAAFDRWRDIYNLQRPHQALGYQVPIDRYRTSTWAYPQQLKAFEYGPDDVVAKVYHSRFRFQKRYFSIAKGLAGHEIAIRPNAEGGGLFNVYFCHHFLRTIDVTKPDYGS
- a CDS encoding OprD family porin — translated: MNRLLLAPLVLGLAPFAVADSAQSQSNGFIEDSTWNLLNRTVYDQRDYKHGGRNGSARNAYKPRDERNGLAEEWAYGLMGTFTSGFSQGLVGVGVDAHAYLGVQLDSGGGRAGKARLLGVDNDGHPKNEYSRGGAALKLRVSNTVLSYGEQRVKTPVFSSSDSRLLPETATGFFLTSNEFATLKLVAGHFNESTDRNASSHDQGFVVNYSNARQGNSFDLAGVVWNPGTAFSGSLYTSRYEDTWNQHYLGSTLTQALDDRRSLSLDLNLYRTTDTGKALSGHIDNTTWSLVSRYSQGPHSFSLGWQQVDGNTPFDYVTRGAIFIANAVQMSDFNAPNEKSWQARYDLNMGAYGVPGLNLTALYVRGFDIDGSHVDPNGGYAYLGYGKGGKHWERDLEARYVVQSGKAKGTAFSLRHNVHRGNTAQAELDGDQIRLAVEWPLAGGF
- a CDS encoding diguanylate cyclase — encoded protein: MPHAKHGLRLDLRTLILILCALTALVMLCTSYFASYRVQRQLLIDHALEANRVYAAKLAAITETFISNALQQLSFSASVQGRQLGDAGATAAETDRLLQQSMAFNSTFLVDADGILRAISPASLRQYIGTHVDSPGAKEALRERRALVSTPFVSAANNLVVALSQPIFDGNGRYLGYVGGSLYLRERNILNSLLGEHFYKDGSYLYVVDRNRRLLYHPDAQRVGTVVDSNALVNQLATVPKGTRQVTNSLGIEMLAGFATVPSAGWGVVAQQPLAQTVAPLSHLILSVVGISAPLALLGCVLLWWLALTIVRPLWQLAAGARSMDRAGTAERLHRVRGWYFEAAELKRALLFGLNLLQERIGRLNHDAQTDPLTGLGNRRSLEFSLSLLQAEGRRFSAIVLDIDHFKRINDGHGHDIGDQVLRRLAELMRRGCREGDLLCRTGGEEFLMLLPGASLEVAAAVAERLRVTVQDTPLEPVGAVTISLGVAHWQAIEGNDPSETLSEADRALYRAKQNGRNQLCIAGSEG
- a CDS encoding IS110 family transposase, with amino-acid sequence MSTVTLIGIDIGKHTFHLHAQDKFGKEVSRKKCSRQQMMRLLANHPPCTVVMEACAGSHYLARQLKAMGHEAKLISPQFVKPFVKTNKNDFVDAQAICEAASRPSMRFVTPKSPDQQTLSVSHRMRESLIRDRTKTVNQMHGFLLEFGISLPTGLAVIKRLASVLEEHDLPVRLVALLQRLHDHFAYLSEQIKLLDKELESQLADDDLGSRLLSIPCVGPITASLLAVEMGDAQQYGSSRDFAAAVGLVPRQYSTGGRPALLGISKRGDKNLRHLLVLCARVYMLRLKYQKGPMADWVRSLSARRHSNVVACALANKLARIAWAIATRHTQYRTEPDAMNV
- a CDS encoding ParA family protein, with product MRRVVFNQKGGVGKSSIACNLAAASAAEGYRTLLVDLDPQANATYYLTGLVNDEIPSGIADFFRQTLSPTLAAGKKHRVAITETRYANLHLVTASPDLSDLQSKLESKFKINKLRKLLVELAEDYERIYIDTPPALNFYTFSALVAAERLLIPFDCDSFSRQALHSVMAEVEELRQDHNPALQVEGVVVNQFAGRTALHQTLVEQLRGEGMPVLPVYLSSSIKMRESHQASVPLVHLAPKHRLSLEFVDLLDVLERAA
- a CDS encoding GNAT family N-acetyltransferase, with protein sequence MPDWTLHTPSHDAIAEVVTFVDAARRELFPMLANAPLPNDLARFAETYLEGAGHFLVARDGGRLVAAIGYLPYDHRFPQLDYQGVRVVEVVRLFVLPEYRRHGLARTLFSALREQAMNAGVECLYLHTHPFLPGAIAFWERQGFTVVDVEDDPVWHTTHMQQWQGA